The window CATGTGGAGGTGAATGACCAGTTAAAAGACTTAATTTCCAGTGTCAAAAGTGCATAGTGTCTCTTCTGGTCTCTCAGCCTGGGCAAGTCAGTTAgtatgttttgtttggttttaaaaAGAGATTGAGAAGTTATCAGCACTGCTAGTCTTCTTGTTAAACTGGGAAATTATCTCAAACCAGCCGCTGGTTcaagccatagacagtaaaagaaagctCAAACCGGTGCGCAAcgtttgctacggtttccggttTGAAcgacatgtttcctggaaacagtGCAACAGGGTTTGAGATATGTTTTATCTGGCTTGGTTTACAAAAATGTAAGCACAATCAGCGGCAGGATGAAACGTTATATAAACCACGCGGTTTTAAAGAGACAGCTGCACAAtttaattaacatgaaaataaaaactcacGAGAGCAAGTATATTGTTTACacgtttattaatattaaaggcAACACAACTGAAATAAGAGCACATGTATAGATCTGAAACTGCTTTAAGGCTGTCTAAATATCATTTAGTAATTGCAATGTCTTCTGGTCCATATCCTTTCCTTAGGAAGGTGTGCAAGACACTGATTAATAATGTCATATagttagtaataataacaataataaggtCATATAGATCATAACTGTCTCTGATGTAAGAAGTGGATTATGCTTCACctgaattgtttgttttttcatcctGAAATGCGAGGCAAGTGTTGGCTCACAATAATTAGgaaccacagtttccacagatccaTTCACTCGATTGAgattttctcttttattctggATGACAAGGGCAGTGACTGTAACATTGAGcatattttgcagtattaaacACTTATTAATATCGATTTCATCTGGCTCCGAAAATTCAGAACACAAAGGCCTTCTCGGCTGCTATAgctgcaactcttgcgtcatcacaAAAGGGTGGTCAATGCACCACCGTTACCATTTTAAAAACGTTTTGCACCATTTTGTcagggctgaacgcagcccagaTAAAACTAACCATGAAAATAGGCTACCTTTTTGTCATGCAACCAAATTGGTTTACAGATGTGTCTTCCCATAGATGTTATATTGTAAATCATGGATCATAATATCAACAATGTCTTGGTTGACCGTATTGTAAGTTAGTCATAAAATGATATGTGACTTTTGGTTGTGGAGTTTGGTGTGTCATCAAATCTTGAACAAATAACTTCCATCCAAGGAAATAGCTGTAAGCCCCTTGATGTGGGATATTTGTTATGATTTagaaacagatttatttttgtctttcattCTTTCTGCATATACAATATACtgttaaataaatcattaaaaagctGCTTCTTAATACTACTTTTTTATGCAAACTTAAGCAAGAGATATATTATATAGTAATAAATGGTCCCTCCAAGGCTTTGCCAGTCTTCAGTTTGCACTCTGTGCTTGGTCCATTTTATGGCGGCGACGGAAAAAGCCACACTGAAAAGAGATCACACAGAGTCAGTGCATGCAGAGGTATGTCTGAAATAGCATAGAACCATACAACCTTACAACTCTCACTAATTCTGCAGTATATAGTATGCACAGAATGCAAATTGTATCATAATATACTCAAATGACTAATTATATACACCAAAATTTGCAGTACACAATTACATGCTCCTGCAAGGAATACAATATCCCACAATAGAATGTGCTTGACTTGATCTTCCTTGTTACATCAAATGTGGAGACAGAGATTTTTTACCTTAAtgagaatgatgatgatgatgaaaaggaGCAGAAATCCTCCTATGGATCCTCCAATGATGGGACCTATAGATTTGGTCACCTGCAGCTTCGCAACTATCACCTCCACCTGCATGGCATGATTAAATCTATCAGTAACTAAATATGTGATGACACGTTTGCATGCCTGAAAGGACGGTCGCTCACCGGAATAGTTCTGTAAAAATGCTTCGCAGTATAGATGGACTCATCAAAGCTGTATGTTGCTACGGCAGTGATCTTTTCTGTGCTTTCCTATCAGTTTGAAAAGAATTATTGTATAAACAGTTCATTGATGCATATGATTATCAGTATACCTGAATTAGATAACTATACCTGAACGTCATGTATCAAAACATTGGCATCAATGATGATTTTCTTCAGCGTTGTCAAGCTACATGTGATCATATATAATCCCtacatgcataaaaatataaaacatgtatatatttgatttaaaatacttttattcaacgtTTTTGAAAGCATGGCCATTGTTTTAAGGTAATATCTTACCTCCACTTTAGTATTTTTGGGTAAGACACACTCCTAATACAAAATGAGCAATTAATGTTAGTTTGAAAGCTGTCATGCTGTTTCTCGTCGatataacttaatatttaatagatATTTAATTTCATATGATACCTCCTGTGGTGTGACATTAGTGATGTCCAAATCAGTTTTGAAGGTGTCCTTTGTTATGTTTACAACTACTTTGATTGTAGCGCCATACTTATTTCCACCTGCAAACTACATAAGAATGAAAAAGgagaatatatttaatgtatgacataaatattttgtgagattagattttaaaatactgtacctGAAATTcgaaattcatttttttaatttctactTTTTGCCCCTCTTCAATAAGGAGTCTGTTTGCGCTGGCTTTGCtgttgttgaaaaataaatgaattataataataatcataaataagcttaaatattacaaaatcaaaatgtttcatttgaaatACTTAAACTGTTTGTTCACTTACCCAGATAGCTGGATTGGTAGGGAATACATCACCTCAAATGGATATGTTTTAGTGGCCAGAATTTCAGAGCCAAGATTCTGACTAAAAaccaaataattgttttttaaatgcacatttaaaaaaataagaaggtGAAGCTTTAAacgcaaaaaaaaaggaaagatttgtaattaaaaagtatttaataaaaagaTTATTGAAACACATTTTATGAGAAAGtacgtttaattaaattaaatgtgtgttAAGTTTTTCTATATTTAACTGCAAactttactagcaatttctgagtgaaaatagtcTCTACACCAAATTCTTTTCATTATATAAAAAGTTTGGAAAAGTAGCTCTCAAACCTGGATAGATTAGCAGTAATCTCATATTTCTTCAGATCAGATTTGGTTTCACTGAGCTGCCATGAGATGAAAAGGGTGGTctggaagataaaaaaaaaaaaatactttcaggtTTTTTGTACCCCCGATCAGATCCGAGTCATAGAATAATAAGTATCTGCCGATACGGAGTACCGATCCTATACTTGTACATACAGGAATGTGTGTTTGGTGCACACTTCAAGTATATTATAGTTCTTAAAATTAGAGTTGTGCAGAgagtaaaaataatacatttatgatgtatgtatatatattacaaaatacacTCTCTCTATATGTGTATAGAAATGCACACACTGTATTGGCAGATGTACACAATTACATATAGATGTGGTCACGATTAGGAAGATGGCACTGATATTAAGTTCttgtattttatatgttaaataagctgaataattgcAACTTTTCTAAGGTCACTTAGGTCAGTGTCGGATTGTTAGTCAAGTCTGAATCAAGATGCAACCTACAGCAACACGTTATGACAAAAACGTCTAATTTAGTCTGATGACTAGaagtaaatgataaataaatgagtGATTGTTACAAAGTGTgcatcaaaaacattaaacatggaAGCTAAAATGTATATTTGGCACAATAGAACAGTCCTTAAGTTGatgcaactttttgagcaatgttgccgtCAGTGGGCAACCTGGTAACATGCAGGGCCCATGACTgatctaaagtatccagatagaaatgtgttgcccattctcaatgggaaagtgcccaagcaacattgGGTTTCAAGTCCAACTCTTTATTAGCTCACAACTGCCTAATGGCTTGGACTGAGGAGAAACGATATCGATCAGTTAAAAAAAGCTTGATCGGTCCCAATCTCGATCCTTGAGATCACCTCGGGACATCATACTTTTCATTACTGAAAAATATCAGGTGCAAAAGAGATCAGAATTCTAACGTTTTTCAAATGTGTGTGATCGATTCATACCTGTGCGCCTCTTTTGAAAATAGGGTGTTGAATATTACATTGTATTTGATTTTCATTCTTCACAGGACAGGTGGCACCTTCTATTTTCTGTAAGTGAGACACCAAACCAGGCTTTCACGTATCTACTAAATGTATCAACAGCAGATGTAATTGGCATTTGAAGGTGAAGTCATGTTTTTTTACCCTCTGACTGAGAATGCTGGGGAAGGTCAAAGTCAGGGTGGTCATATAGGAAGGGTCTTTAGTGTTTGTAAGATTGAAATTGATATTCAAGCTTTGAGTTTCTCCGATAATGATCAAATCTTCACTAAAACATAAATTATTGTagttacaaaaaacacagaaCTGTATTTTTACAATTCTTTTAAAAAGCCCCCTTTTAAAGCTGAAATGGAGTACATTTCATCAGTACCTACCTAATTTTTGAATCAGATAATACAATACTTGGTTTACAATCTGCAGTCTTGCATTCTTTTTCAAAggaaatctaaaaatgaaaaaaatgaaaaaacattataaagtcatttaaagtcatttaatgaaacatttcacaaaatgGATGATGACTAGCTGAtggataataaatatattaaatttttttttttcacaaatcagcgtattagaatgatctcAGAAGGATTGatctgagtaatgatgctgaaaattcagctttacattacaggaataaattatatatgtaaaataaattcatagagaaaacagttattttaaatggaaataaaaaaaaaaaatagtgtttttactgtatttttgatcaaataaatgcagccttgataaatACAAAACATGGCTTTTAAAACATTCTAAAACATTCATAACTTTCATAACTTTCAAAACATTCATAACTTACCCGACcccaagtttttgaacagtagtgagtAAATGGTGAAAGATGACTTCATGTTTACAAGTGCATGAGAAATCTTTATGTTATGATTATGCTTAAACATATTTTACCTCATGTACAACCTCTTGTGGACTAAATTTGTCAAGAATTCGTATTGGGGCTTCTTTGTTTTGATCCAATGAAAAAGTCAGCTTGATTTTAATCGGTGAAAAACAGTCAAAACAGACCTGAAAGGAAGACACAGTTCTTCTCAGTCAACATCATAAAGAATGAGTCCTAGCTGTCAAaggatttttttataataatttaaattaatactatccatttttttttttttttttttacatactgtagTAATAGTACTAGGTTTATGCTGAATGTCTGTTCCAACCgtaacatgttttattttcttataaacTTGACAAGTGGTTTAGGAAAAAAGAATCAAACAGAACCAACGTACCGAATATTTGAGGTTGATAGATGTACACTCTACGTCTGGTGTCAAGGTGAAAGATTTTTCTAAGAGATCTTTGCCTTCATAAGTGAGGcgttttttgtttacatcagAATCCAAGTCAATTTTGTACTTAATTGGAAGTTTAACTTAAAATGACAGAAAGTGAATTTGGTTAAAGTAATCATGAGGATTGTTTTGGATCAAAAATACTCACTGAACTGAAAGAGAATACTTACTTTTAAGCTTTTCATTCATCACATTAAAGCATGTGTGGTAGTTTATGGATAAATCACTCATCTGTTGATCAATTTTAATGATGTCTGGAGTAATTGTTATAGATGGTTTGATAACAATAACAGGGatagtcctgaaaaaaaaaaagtataaacattAAACAACATCTAAAGAAAAGGTTCCCCCAACCATTAATGGAACAGAAGGTGCACtgaaatataatatgaaaaaagaaaaaactttgaactttgaacaatataacaattatttatactCACTCAAAAACAAGCACTCCTCCTTGACTTCCAACAGTAATGGAGGCCTTATTTGACTCTCTATCAGGTGCACTGCTTACTGACTGACCAAAGTGGACAAGTTTAATGCCAAAATCTGAGGGGGAAATTTTCTAGGgaggaaatggcaaaaaaaaaacaaaaaaaaaacaaaatcatttttagaATGAAAGATACATTTTGTATCTATGAAAGGAACATGGTCATAACTGTCATAaagaaatacttttttctttcttttttctgttttgcattgttttgttttttatactgaAAGAATTTCTGGTATGATGGGATTTaactgttttattatattgtattatattctatatagttttacattttatttcattaatttagttgaaataaaatgtaaataattaatataaaacgtTGTATATTCagatattataataatacataatataatacataaactataatgaatataaaaacttTAGTCTatcaaaacatgcacacactctaacaaagatttattaaaatgctcaaatataatgtataatatataaataatatatgctGAAACTCACTTGTGAAAACTGAAGTCCATCTTTGAAtccattgtaaatgtaaatgcttcCAGCAGAATCTGATTCCAGTGGAGCTCCCACTGCTATATCATTGAACTTATTCCCATCAATATCTCCTATTGATGCAATGGCTGCGCCAAACCTCGCAAAGGTCTGTTCGCCCTTAAGCTCCATAGCCACACTCTCAAACCTGTCCTCCTTTAGCATGATTTAAAAATAGCCCCATGAGACACAAATCATGTTAAACTATTGtccacatatttatttaaaaggtgaAAGGAGAGTATGATCTTACCTGATTCAGTCTGTACATAAGCACTTTGCCTTCTTCCCCACTTTGATGGAAATGTGGAGCTCCAACTAAAAGATAATCTGTGTATTGATTTCTATCAATGTCCAAGGCACAAAGAACTGATCCAAAGTAAGATCCAACCTATGACAATTATACATTACTTCATTATTGTCATATTAGCAAATGCATAAACTGGGGCTTGATTGTGAGCCCCAAATCAAtcagaagaaaaaacaacaatcaTTTCTAATGCaataaatggtttaaattaatgtatttaacatatttaattttattatttcaaagttattatgaatttaaataatgcatACCATTTAAAGATTGCACTATTGAATTTGGTGGAAACCGGTCATACATTTATGatgtgcaaataataataaaaaaaactttcaaaaagcAAACAGTCTCATGTGTTAATGTGGTGTGCAATAGTATTAACTACAAATACCTGATCTCCCTGGAGCACATACTTTTCAGAGCCACTGAAAATAAATACTCCACCAGTCAAGTTATACCGTGGTGCACCAGATATGTAGAGTGTTTTACTTGGGTTTAGTTTAGCAGAAGCGACACTGTAACCTGTGATCAGGAAGGAGATTCAACAAACATGAACCTGAGATTACTTTCATTTATCCAGGTGTTCAATATATATATCCTTAatccatt is drawn from Carassius auratus strain Wakin chromosome 40, ASM336829v1, whole genome shotgun sequence and contains these coding sequences:
- the LOC113058340 gene encoding integrin alpha-E-like isoform X5, producing MYRGLLFIIAIYSATCFNIKISPVKHFKNGDPLFGQSIIQSTDGVFVPSPKLGKLFKCTAENECVEVKSDDVKPKGLRPVASLSSLTLEEEQHVMMCNQIRVRESSTEDLNGECKLMYSTGTVIKKMNPVTLVNNNNNNNNNNHYQGRWIGQNQRRMRRDAQSESDTKDKDEDYDDAGTEIAFVLDGSGSIDHDDFQRAKDFMHDVMFKVWNTCFDCNFAIVQFGQEVRTELSLLDNEESAKALQKVKDIQQLGKITKTASAIHHVLTDIFIPENGSKNNSRKIMIVLSDGKMSGDSMNLTDVLNMPQMKGVTRYSIGVGSGILDKPEAIEEMTQIADPDKFYKVSNYAALNDILSSLQQNLTGIEDSQQGAGFQFQLAEAGFSSHLMQDNSILFGAVGAFGWSGAVILQSGKTVTLFNDSNDGPKFSYLGYSVASAKLNPSKTLYISGAPRYNLTGGVFIFSGSEKYVLQGDQVGSYFGSVLCALDIDRNQYTDYLLVGAPHFHQSGEEGKVLMYRLNQEDRFESVAMELKGEQTFARFGAAIASIGDIDGNKFNDIAVGAPLESDSAGSIYIYNGFKDGLQFSQKISPSDFGIKLVHFGQSVSSAPDRESNKASITVGSQGGVLVFETIPVIVIKPSITITPDIIKIDQQMSDLSINYHTCFNVMNEKLKIKLPIKYKIDLDSDVNKKRLTYEGKDLLEKSFTLTPDVECTSINLKYSVCFDCFSPIKIKLTFSLDQNKEAPIRILDKFSPQEVVHEISFEKECKTADCKPSIVLSDSKISEDLIIIGETQSLNINFNLTNTKDPSYMTTLTLTFPSILSQRKIEGATCPVKNENQIQCNIQHPIFKRGAQTTLFISWQLSETKSDLKKYEITANLSSQNLGSEILATKTYPFEVMYSLPIQLSGKASANRLLIEEGQKVEIKKMNFEFQFAGGNKYGATIKVVVNITKDTFKTDLDITNVTPQEECVLPKNTKVEGLYMITCSLTTLKKIIIDANVLIHDVQESTEKITAVATYSFDESIYTAKHFYRTIPVEVIVAKLQVTKSIGPIIGGSIGGFLLLFIIIIILIKCGFFRRRHKMDQAQSAN
- the LOC113058340 gene encoding integrin alpha-E-like isoform X6, which codes for MYRGLLFIIAIYSATCFNIKISPVKHFKNGDPLFGQSIIQSTDGVFVPSPKLGKLFKCTAENECVEVKSDDVKPKGLRPVASLSSLTLEEEQHVMMCNQIRVRESSTEDLNGECKLMYSTGTVIKKMNPVTLVNNNNNNNNNNHYQDQRRMRRDAQSESDTKDKDEDYDDAGTEIAFVLDGSGSIDHDDFQRAKDFMHDVMFKVWNTCFDCNFAIVQFGQEVRTELSLLDNEESAKALQKVKDIQQLGKITKTASAIHHVLTDIFIPENGSKNNSRKIMIVLSDGKMSGDSMNLTDVLNMPQMKGVTRYSIGVGSGILDKPEAIEEMTQIADPDKFYKVSNYAALNDILSSLQQNLTGIEDSQQGAGFQFQLAEAGFSSHLMQDNSILFGAVGAFGWSGAVILQSGKTVTLFNDSNDGPKFSYLGYSVASAKLNPSKTLYISGAPRYNLTGGVFIFSGSEKYVLQGDQVGSYFGSVLCALDIDRNQYTDYLLVGAPHFHQSGEEGKVLMYRLNQEDRFESVAMELKGEQTFARFGAAIASIGDIDGNKFNDIAVGAPLESDSAGSIYIYNGFKDGLQFSQKISPSDFGIKLVHFGQSVSSAPDRESNKASITVGSQGGVLVFETIPVIVIKPSITITPDIIKIDQQMSDLSINYHTCFNVMNEKLKIKLPIKYKIDLDSDVNKKRLTYEGKDLLEKSFTLTPDVECTSINLKYSVCFDCFSPIKIKLTFSLDQNKEAPIRILDKFSPQEVVHEISFEKECKTADCKPSIVLSDSKISEDLIIIGETQSLNINFNLTNTKDPSYMTTLTLTFPSILSQRKIEGATCPVKNENQIQCNIQHPIFKRGAQTTLFISWQLSETKSDLKKYEITANLSSQNLGSEILATKTYPFEVMYSLPIQLSGKASANRLLIEEGQKVEIKKMNFEFQFAGGNKYGATIKVVVNITKDTFKTDLDITNVTPQEECVLPKNTKVEGLYMITCSLTTLKKIIIDANVLIHDVQESTEKITAVATYSFDESIYTAKHFYRTIPVEVIVAKLQVTKSIGPIIGGSIGGFLLLFIIIIILIKCGFFRRRHKMDQAQSAN
- the LOC113058340 gene encoding integrin alpha-E-like isoform X4; translated protein: MYRGLLFIIAIYSATCFNIKISPVKHFKNGDPLFGQSIIQSTDGVFVPSPKLGKLFKCTAENECVEVKSDDVKPKGLRPVASLSSLTLEEEQHVMMCNQIRVRESSTEDLNGECKLMYSTGTVIKKMNPVTLVNNNNNNNNNNHYQGRWIGQNQRRMRRDAQSESDTKDKDEDYDDAGRETAFVLDGSGSIEHDDFQRAKDFIHNVMSNVWKTCFNCDFAIVQFGAEIRTELSLLDSKDHARALLKVKDIQQLGKITKTASAIHHVLTDIFIPENGSKNNSRKIMIVMSDGKMLGDSMNLSDVLNMPQMKGVTRYSIGVGSGILDKPEAIEEMTQIADPDKFYKVSNYAALNDILSSLQQNLTGIEDSQQGAGFQFQLAEAGFSSHLMQDNSILFGAVGAFGWSGAVILQSGKTVTLFNDSNDGPKFSYLGYSVASAKLNPSKTLYISGAPRYNLTGGVFIFSGSEKYVLQGDQVGSYFGSVLCALDIDRNQYTDYLLVGAPHFHQSGEEGKVLMYRLNQEDRFESVAMELKGEQTFARFGAAIASIGDIDGNKFNDIAVGAPLESDSAGSIYIYNGFKDGLQFSQKISPSDFGIKLVHFGQSVSSAPDRESNKASITVGSQGGVLVFETIPVIVIKPSITITPDIIKIDQQMSDLSINYHTCFNVMNEKLKIKLPIKYKIDLDSDVNKKRLTYEGKDLLEKSFTLTPDVECTSINLKYSVCFDCFSPIKIKLTFSLDQNKEAPIRILDKFSPQEVVHEISFEKECKTADCKPSIVLSDSKISEDLIIIGETQSLNINFNLTNTKDPSYMTTLTLTFPSILSQRKIEGATCPVKNENQIQCNIQHPIFKRGAQTTLFISWQLSETKSDLKKYEITANLSSQNLGSEILATKTYPFEVMYSLPIQLSGKASANRLLIEEGQKVEIKKMNFEFQFAGGNKYGATIKVVVNITKDTFKTDLDITNVTPQEECVLPKNTKVEGLYMITCSLTTLKKIIIDANVLIHDVQESTEKITAVATYSFDESIYTAKHFYRTIPVEVIVAKLQVTKSIGPIIGGSIGGFLLLFIIIIILIKCGFFRRRHKMDQAQSAN